Proteins encoded together in one Salvelinus fontinalis isolate EN_2023a chromosome 6, ASM2944872v1, whole genome shotgun sequence window:
- the LOC129857214 gene encoding 39S ribosomal protein L51, mitochondrial-like isoform X1 — MSLLRGLLKACHSTQPDRLALVVKISTGVCCPVRMNAIPELKKVDRWTEKRSMFGVYDNIGMLGEFKAHPKDLIVGPVWVKGFRGNELQRLTRKKRMVGDRMMTQDKHDMEKRIRFLYGHFNRFGKHR; from the exons ATGTCTCTGTTGAGAGGGTTGCTGAAGGCTTGCCACTCCACACAACCAGACAGATTAGCACTGGTAGTTAAGATTAGCACTG GTGTGTGCTGTCCAGTCCGTATGAATGCCATTCCTGAGCTGAAGAAGGTGGACAGGTGGACTGAGAAGAGGAGCATGTTTGGGGTTTATGACAACATAGGAATGTTAG GTGAATTCAAAGCCCACCCTAAGGACCTGATCGTCGGACCGGTCTGGGTGAAGGGTTTCCGTGGCAATGAGCTGCAGCGTCTgacgaggaagaagaggatggTAGGAGACAGGATGATGACGCAGGACAAACACGACATGGAGAAGAGGATCCGCTTCCTCTATGGACACTTCAACCGCTTTGGGAAACATCGCTGA
- the LOC129857214 gene encoding 39S ribosomal protein L51, mitochondrial-like isoform X2, whose translation MRMFRSCTLNARCILGIVGKGVCCPVRMNAIPELKKVDRWTEKRSMFGVYDNIGMLGEFKAHPKDLIVGPVWVKGFRGNELQRLTRKKRMVGDRMMTQDKHDMEKRIRFLYGHFNRFGKHR comes from the exons ATGCGGATGTTTAGGAGTTGTACGTTAAATGCGCGTTGCATCTTGGGAATAGTAGGAAAAG GTGTGTGCTGTCCAGTCCGTATGAATGCCATTCCTGAGCTGAAGAAGGTGGACAGGTGGACTGAGAAGAGGAGCATGTTTGGGGTTTATGACAACATAGGAATGTTAG GTGAATTCAAAGCCCACCCTAAGGACCTGATCGTCGGACCGGTCTGGGTGAAGGGTTTCCGTGGCAATGAGCTGCAGCGTCTgacgaggaagaagaggatggTAGGAGACAGGATGATGACGCAGGACAAACACGACATGGAGAAGAGGATCCGCTTCCTCTATGGACACTTCAACCGCTTTGGGAAACATCGCTGA